The proteins below come from a single Desulfitobacterium metallireducens DSM 15288 genomic window:
- a CDS encoding ABC transporter ATP-binding protein codes for MITLKEIKKIYTTGDIEVAALRGVDLEVEAGEFVAIMGPSGSGKSTMMNILGCLDTPSTGEYFLDGTDVARASGNELAEIRNRKIGFVFQGFNLLPRTTALENVELPMLYAGVSPKERKERAIAALESVGLGERIHHRPKELSGGQQQRVAIARALVTQPAIILADEPTGNLDTRASIEVMAIFQKVHEAGNTILIVTHEPEIAEYTRRVVRFRDGHIEGDEQVKDFKVAALELQEQDAGQK; via the coding sequence TTGATTACCTTAAAGGAAATTAAAAAGATTTATACCACAGGGGATATTGAGGTTGCTGCATTACGGGGGGTTGATTTAGAGGTCGAAGCGGGGGAATTTGTCGCGATTATGGGACCTTCCGGTTCGGGCAAATCGACGATGATGAATATCTTGGGTTGCTTGGATACACCAAGTACAGGCGAATATTTTTTGGATGGGACAGATGTTGCAAGGGCATCCGGGAATGAACTTGCGGAAATCCGCAATCGCAAAATTGGATTTGTCTTTCAGGGCTTCAATCTTCTACCCCGCACGACCGCCTTGGAAAATGTGGAACTGCCGATGCTTTATGCGGGAGTTTCTCCTAAGGAAAGAAAAGAAAGAGCGATTGCTGCTTTAGAATCTGTGGGACTTGGCGAGCGTATTCATCACCGCCCGAAGGAACTCTCTGGGGGTCAGCAACAACGTGTAGCGATTGCCCGAGCTTTAGTGACGCAACCGGCTATTATTTTGGCGGATGAGCCCACAGGTAATCTGGATACTCGCGCAAGTATTGAGGTAATGGCCATCTTTCAGAAGGTTCATGAAGCAGGCAATACAATTCTCATTGTGACGCATGAACCAGAGATTGCGGAATATACCCGTCGAGTTGTCCGTTTTCGCGATGGACATATTGAGGGGGATGAGCAGGTCAAAGATTTTAAGGTTGCCGCGCTTGAACTCCAAGAACAAGATGCAGGGCAAAAATAA
- a CDS encoding efflux RND transporter periplasmic adaptor subunit — MKIKLPKKKWITIGVLGIILIGGGVWAYKSFAVKPATSTTITGQVQRGDVRNVISATGSVSYPKTVNLTFEQTEKLVALNVAVGDNVKAGQVLMQIDPSNLQQTVNQQQANLASAQAKLLQAQENALPTALSALAQAQQNINTKQTALTTAQNNADSAYLTNQVYLAEQNVTQASNSLAQAMASGDSTIQSKQTALNQAQQALTTAQNNQNGGAAATLTAAQSDYEVAQQNLALAQKKVDQLNQGQNSADILTAQTAVQQAEAQLQTAQTNLGKATMVAPYDGVITAVSGQVGQVMDSSSGSNGSSSSTKPGVTLAANPDALQVVTSIGQADINKIKVGQKAEITLDTEPNTKIPGTVSVIAVQGTSTSNVTTFEVRVMIDEPTTILKAGMNANVNIILDEVKDVLTIPSQALKTINGKNFVLIPNSSGSSNSSDAAGGKRNNQSAGANNSSARNASGIAANTQMVPVEIGLNDGTRVEIKSGLTEGQEIVVSIVANSTSSSSSSQKSSSTNPFGGGQGGSSMGNLNRATSTGGGNRAPAGAPASGN; from the coding sequence ATGAAAATTAAGCTGCCCAAAAAGAAATGGATAACGATAGGCGTGCTTGGAATTATCTTAATTGGAGGAGGGGTTTGGGCCTATAAAAGCTTTGCGGTAAAACCGGCGACTTCAACTACGATTACCGGCCAAGTCCAGCGCGGAGATGTGCGTAACGTAATTTCAGCGACGGGATCCGTCAGTTATCCTAAAACGGTTAACCTCACGTTTGAACAGACAGAAAAGCTTGTCGCTTTGAATGTAGCTGTAGGTGACAACGTCAAAGCGGGTCAAGTCTTGATGCAAATCGATCCTAGCAATTTACAGCAAACGGTTAATCAACAGCAAGCAAATCTAGCGTCGGCTCAGGCTAAACTATTACAGGCACAGGAGAATGCTCTACCTACCGCCTTAAGCGCCTTAGCTCAAGCTCAGCAAAATATCAACACAAAGCAAACGGCCTTAACGACAGCTCAAAATAATGCGGATTCAGCCTATTTAACGAATCAAGTCTATCTTGCTGAACAAAATGTGACCCAGGCCAGTAATAGTTTGGCACAAGCGATGGCGAGTGGAGATAGCACGATTCAATCCAAACAGACTGCGTTGAATCAAGCTCAACAGGCATTAACGACGGCCCAAAACAATCAAAATGGGGGCGCGGCTGCAACTTTGACTGCTGCACAGTCGGATTATGAGGTTGCTCAACAGAATCTAGCCTTGGCCCAGAAAAAAGTGGATCAGTTAAACCAAGGGCAGAATTCGGCGGATATTTTAACCGCACAAACGGCTGTACAGCAAGCTGAGGCTCAACTCCAAACCGCGCAGACGAATTTGGGTAAGGCGACCATGGTTGCCCCATATGATGGCGTGATTACGGCTGTATCAGGACAAGTCGGTCAAGTCATGGATTCGTCTTCAGGTTCAAATGGATCGAGCTCAAGTACAAAGCCGGGGGTTACTTTAGCGGCTAATCCTGATGCCCTTCAAGTAGTCACATCGATAGGGCAGGCAGATATCAACAAAATTAAAGTGGGTCAAAAGGCAGAAATCACCTTAGATACTGAACCGAATACCAAAATTCCCGGAACGGTCAGTGTGATCGCCGTTCAAGGGACATCAACATCAAATGTCACGACGTTTGAAGTGAGAGTGATGATTGATGAACCTACGACGATTTTAAAAGCGGGGATGAATGCGAATGTCAATATCATTCTCGACGAAGTCAAAGATGTTCTGACGATTCCTAGTCAGGCTTTAAAAACAATCAATGGCAAAAACTTCGTTTTAATTCCGAACTCTTCTGGAAGTTCTAATTCTAGTGATGCAGCAGGGGGGAAAAGGAATAATCAGTCTGCAGGTGCAAATAATAGCAGCGCGAGGAACGCATCAGGTATAGCGGCTAATACACAAATGGTTCCCGTCGAGATTGGACTTAATGACGGTACCCGTGTTGAGATTAAGAGCGGCTTAACAGAAGGACAAGAGATTGTCGTTTCGATCGTTGCTAATTCTACTTCGTCTTCATCTTCATCACAAAAGTCAAGTAGTACGAATCCCTTCGGCGGAGGTCAAGGGGGTTCGAGCATGGGTAATCTAAATCGGGCAACAAGTACAGGAGGTGGCAATAGAGCCCCTGCAGGTGCGCCCGCTTCTGGTAATTAA
- a CDS encoding sensor histidine kinase, protein MAIVFSGIALTSVQFLLGHAVNYVEEGFKQQWNRTLTSYYMEHQSWEGVQEQVSKILENPPRQGTEIPIAAPRPNERFYVFDINQVIVASSGPQDVGKSLKEIPDDNQLTKNWTEIVVNGKPVGYFWLDDKALLRQNRLAQSIGESIIRSMLIGLILTTLLAVLLGSILTGRLTGPLKELTSAVRRVGKGELSTHLEVKGHDDIAMLGQAFNQMTEQLTRNEEVRRNMVADIAHELRTPLAIISGKLESIQEGVLPLAAETLLPIQDETIRLNRLVQDLQQLSLAEAGKLPLHRRTIDIYRLLERIFEQFAFEFEERGIQGELRGESRILQGDSDRLTQVFVNLIGNALLHTSAGGKISVRVALWEPNVSTAVEKKIGGRKSRLAKGEEDYESLEDNELRPNKGKSLDWLQVTVNDTGEGIPPEELDHVFDRFYRVDQSRDRETGGTGLGLAIAKEFVQAHGGDIEVTSELARGTCFSVFLPVDLQAERRDISE, encoded by the coding sequence ATGGCGATTGTTTTTTCGGGCATTGCACTAACCTCAGTTCAGTTTTTGCTTGGGCATGCGGTGAACTATGTTGAAGAGGGCTTTAAACAGCAATGGAACAGGACACTGACTTCCTATTATATGGAACATCAGTCCTGGGAAGGCGTTCAGGAACAGGTGAGTAAAATTTTGGAGAATCCGCCTCGACAAGGGACGGAGATTCCGATAGCAGCCCCCCGGCCTAACGAAAGATTTTATGTTTTTGATATCAATCAGGTGATTGTTGCCAGTTCTGGGCCTCAGGATGTGGGGAAGAGTTTAAAGGAAATTCCTGATGATAATCAACTGACGAAAAATTGGACTGAGATTGTTGTCAACGGAAAGCCAGTCGGATATTTCTGGCTGGATGATAAAGCTTTGCTAAGGCAAAACCGGCTCGCGCAATCCATTGGAGAATCAATTATCCGGTCCATGTTGATCGGGCTGATCTTGACGACTCTCTTAGCGGTCCTCTTAGGAAGTATATTGACGGGCCGTTTAACGGGACCGCTTAAGGAACTCACCTCTGCTGTGCGTCGGGTGGGTAAAGGAGAGCTAAGCACCCATCTTGAGGTTAAAGGCCACGATGACATTGCGATGCTGGGGCAAGCATTTAACCAGATGACAGAGCAGCTTACTCGCAATGAAGAAGTACGTCGGAATATGGTTGCCGATATTGCGCACGAACTTCGAACACCGTTGGCGATCATCTCAGGCAAACTTGAGTCGATTCAAGAAGGCGTTTTACCTTTGGCTGCAGAAACCTTGTTGCCGATTCAGGACGAAACGATTCGCTTGAACCGATTGGTTCAGGATTTGCAACAGTTAAGTTTGGCTGAGGCCGGTAAACTTCCTTTGCATCGGAGAACGATCGATATTTATCGTCTTTTGGAACGGATTTTTGAACAATTTGCCTTTGAATTCGAGGAACGGGGAATTCAAGGGGAGTTGCGTGGTGAGAGTCGAATCCTCCAGGGGGATTCAGATCGGTTGACCCAAGTTTTTGTCAACTTGATCGGGAATGCACTCTTGCACACCTCAGCGGGTGGAAAAATCAGCGTGAGGGTGGCTCTCTGGGAGCCTAATGTCTCAACCGCAGTAGAGAAAAAAATCGGAGGACGTAAATCTCGCTTAGCAAAGGGAGAAGAGGATTATGAGTCCTTGGAGGACAATGAGCTGAGGCCAAATAAAGGAAAGAGTCTGGATTGGCTTCAAGTCACAGTTAACGATACGGGGGAAGGTATTCCTCCAGAAGAATTGGACCATGTCTTTGATCGTTTTTACCGGGTGGATCAGTCCCGAGATCGGGAAACGGGCGGAACGGGCTTAGGTCTGGCGATTGCTAAGGAGTTTGTGCAGGCCCATGGAGGGGATATTGAGGTTACAAGCGAATTGGCCCGTGGAACGTGCTTTAGCGTGTTTTTGCCAGTAGACCTCCAAGCAGAACGAAGGGACATTTCTGAATAA
- a CDS encoding response regulator transcription factor, which produces MEPKIILVDDEPELLNLVHDYLVREGFNVLTEINGIDGLKRIELEKPDLVLLDWMLPGMSGLEICKHLRQTSSIPIIMLTAKSEEVDRVLGLEFGADDYIVKPFSLRELLARIRTVLRRTLSGVQDPNAGVLHRGELTIDGPSHRVWKREVEIQLTPTEFKILQLLAARPGIAYSRLQLLRQAMGEEYLYYERSIDTHVSNLRKKVEDNPAEPIYIQTVFGVGYRFGEPS; this is translated from the coding sequence ATGGAACCGAAGATTATCTTAGTGGATGATGAACCGGAGCTCCTCAATCTGGTACACGACTATCTGGTGCGTGAAGGGTTCAATGTTCTTACAGAAATAAATGGTATAGATGGTTTAAAACGAATAGAACTTGAAAAACCTGATCTTGTCCTTCTCGATTGGATGCTACCGGGGATGAGTGGGCTTGAGATCTGTAAGCATCTTCGCCAAACGAGCTCGATCCCGATTATCATGTTGACGGCCAAATCAGAAGAGGTGGATCGAGTTTTAGGTTTGGAGTTTGGTGCGGATGATTATATCGTAAAACCTTTTAGTCTACGTGAGCTTTTAGCTCGGATTCGGACGGTTTTAAGGCGAACTTTATCCGGTGTTCAAGATCCCAACGCGGGTGTACTCCATCGCGGAGAGCTGACGATAGATGGGCCCAGCCATCGGGTATGGAAAAGAGAGGTTGAAATCCAACTGACCCCAACGGAGTTCAAAATCCTCCAACTTTTGGCTGCTCGCCCTGGTATTGCCTATAGTCGATTGCAGCTTTTGCGCCAAGCGATGGGGGAAGAGTATCTCTATTATGAACGCTCGATTGATACCCACGTTTCCAACCTCCGCAAGAAAGTGGAGGATAACCCTGCAGAACCGATCTATATTCAAACGGTTTTCGGAGTCGGTTATCGCTTTGGTGAACCCTCATGA
- a CDS encoding MarR family winged helix-turn-helix transcriptional regulator — translation MEKLQELSEGLEKAIRRAHTNMYRRGRSLFSKTGISDSQFSVLLALEELGPLTMGELCKQIFTACSTATDLANRLERDELVERIKDDKDHRVVRMHLLPKGKKIVQDYIQERQHFLEAVLEESPSNEYIALLETLEGFAERMDISENKSLSAD, via the coding sequence GTGGAAAAATTGCAAGAACTGAGCGAGGGTTTGGAAAAAGCAATTCGTCGTGCGCATACCAATATGTATCGGAGAGGACGTTCCCTCTTTTCCAAAACGGGAATTTCTGATTCCCAGTTTAGTGTTCTCTTGGCTTTAGAGGAACTCGGACCGCTGACGATGGGAGAATTGTGTAAACAGATATTTACAGCCTGTAGCACAGCTACAGATTTGGCCAATCGCCTCGAGCGAGATGAACTGGTCGAAAGAATTAAGGATGATAAAGATCATCGCGTTGTGCGGATGCACCTTTTGCCTAAGGGGAAAAAGATTGTGCAAGATTATATTCAGGAGCGACAGCATTTTTTAGAGGCGGTCTTAGAAGAATCTCCTTCAAACGAATATATCGCATTGCTGGAAACGTTAGAAGGATTCGCAGAGAGGATGGATATAAGCGAGAATAAATCTCTATCTGCGGATTAA
- a CDS encoding GGDEF domain-containing protein, giving the protein MKTNTLKNQLIKFMPVLLPIISVILCAIVIILDEFTMISNELIFWSPFVIIELSISIICGISIKKLHYGAHNDELTGLYNRRYLNDRLNETISRLKRTHSSLSLILIDIDNFKKVNDSQGHLTGDKVLQKLGDIFKENTRCIDIAARWGGEEFAIVLPETDFDSAKLVAERLREIVENYDFGFQVTISLGIVSTSDEVTLDEILKQADEALYAAKEKKNTVAVYCRNIKQSIYVMTSYS; this is encoded by the coding sequence GTGAAAACAAATACACTTAAAAACCAACTCATAAAGTTTATGCCTGTGCTTTTACCAATTATAAGTGTTATTTTATGCGCCATTGTTATCATACTCGATGAATTTACAATGATATCTAACGAATTAATCTTTTGGTCACCCTTTGTCATAATCGAATTATCAATCAGTATAATTTGCGGGATTTCAATCAAGAAATTACATTATGGAGCTCATAATGATGAGCTAACCGGTTTATACAATAGACGATATCTTAATGATAGACTTAACGAAACAATATCCCGTTTGAAGCGAACTCATTCCTCACTATCGTTAATCCTTATAGACATTGATAATTTCAAAAAAGTGAATGATAGCCAGGGTCACTTAACAGGGGATAAGGTTCTGCAAAAACTGGGAGATATATTTAAGGAAAATACGCGGTGCATTGATATTGCTGCTCGTTGGGGTGGCGAAGAATTCGCAATTGTACTCCCTGAAACAGATTTTGATTCTGCCAAACTCGTCGCCGAAAGATTAAGGGAAATAGTTGAGAACTATGATTTTGGGTTTCAAGTTACCATAAGTTTGGGGATTGTTTCTACTTCAGATGAGGTGACTTTGGATGAAATATTAAAACAAGCTGATGAGGCCCTTTATGCTGCAAAGGAAAAGAAAAATACAGTTGCTGTCTATTGCAGAAATATAAAACAATCTATATATGTGATGACATCGTATTCCTAA
- a CDS encoding GerMN domain-containing protein → MEKTQDVAKRPHWRRFYVTIGVIVMSIVLSGCGTLETLVQKDGATTPLSQWIGSNEQTVPATTNLGDGKAVSLYFPDSTGKALVKEERSLPKTLSVARETINEWLKGPAQGKGQAAVLPATTLLDIAVKDGVATVDLSKEFTEPVSKVSQEMTVYGLVNTLTQFPTVHQVKIRVEGKPLAKLGNLDLSKLSYKEGFVKDTATPSVPAGSAGSSGTSSNKSGVPSEDVKAKSDSPSTLNLFSDSPITT, encoded by the coding sequence ATGGAAAAAACACAGGATGTTGCCAAACGACCCCACTGGAGGAGGTTCTACGTAACTATCGGGGTGATTGTTATGAGTATTGTCCTGAGTGGATGTGGAACTTTGGAAACATTGGTTCAGAAAGATGGAGCAACGACTCCGTTATCCCAGTGGATCGGAAGTAATGAACAAACGGTTCCGGCGACAACTAATCTTGGAGATGGAAAAGCGGTTAGCCTCTATTTCCCAGATAGTACAGGAAAGGCCTTGGTTAAAGAAGAAAGAAGCTTGCCCAAGACCTTAAGCGTGGCTCGAGAAACCATTAATGAATGGCTTAAGGGACCTGCTCAAGGAAAAGGTCAGGCTGCGGTGTTACCGGCAACGACCCTTTTAGATATTGCCGTTAAAGATGGCGTGGCTACTGTCGATTTAAGCAAGGAGTTTACTGAACCGGTGAGCAAAGTGTCTCAGGAAATGACTGTCTATGGCTTGGTTAATACCCTGACCCAGTTCCCGACGGTTCATCAGGTTAAAATCAGGGTTGAAGGGAAACCTTTAGCAAAGCTGGGTAATTTGGATTTGAGTAAGCTCTCCTATAAAGAAGGGTTTGTCAAAGATACTGCGACTCCTTCAGTTCCTGCAGGTTCTGCAGGGTCTTCAGGTACATCATCAAATAAATCAGGAGTGCCGAGTGAGGATGTAAAAGCGAAGTCTGATTCTCCGAGTACACTTAATTTATTCTCCGATTCTCCGATTACGACTTAA
- a CDS encoding LytR/AlgR family response regulator transcription factor, whose translation MKLRALIVDDESPARKELRYLLKPFSEIQIVGEADNALEALELISNLEYSVVFLDIDMPGLQGIELAKQLQERGNSPAIIFITAHEEFAVEAFSVNAFDYLLKPINPKRLEQSLLKIIAFYASLTSHESPPVELSPNVLPTATSVRPLEVIPVEHRGKTILLRPEEIIYFYTDKDNVFAKIQKESYLARFTLRELESRLNSNLFFRTHRCYLVNIQRMRELIPYFNGTYTVVVDDHGKSEIPVSRTQARKLKEILGL comes from the coding sequence TTGAAACTTCGCGCCTTAATCGTCGATGATGAATCCCCGGCACGTAAAGAGTTACGTTATCTGCTCAAACCGTTTTCAGAAATTCAGATTGTCGGTGAAGCAGACAATGCTTTAGAGGCCTTAGAACTCATTAGTAATCTCGAGTACTCTGTCGTATTTCTTGACATCGATATGCCAGGTCTCCAAGGAATTGAATTAGCGAAGCAACTCCAAGAGCGTGGAAATTCCCCAGCCATTATTTTTATAACAGCCCATGAAGAATTTGCAGTTGAGGCTTTCTCCGTAAATGCTTTCGATTATTTATTAAAACCCATCAATCCAAAACGACTTGAGCAATCCCTGCTAAAAATCATCGCTTTTTACGCCAGCTTAACATCACACGAGTCTCCTCCAGTCGAATTAAGTCCAAACGTCCTTCCCACAGCCACTTCAGTTCGCCCCCTCGAAGTCATCCCTGTCGAGCATCGAGGCAAAACAATTCTCCTGCGGCCCGAAGAAATTATTTATTTTTATACCGATAAGGATAACGTCTTCGCTAAAATCCAAAAAGAATCCTATCTCGCCCGCTTTACGCTCCGAGAATTAGAGTCCCGCTTAAACTCTAACCTCTTCTTCCGCACCCATCGCTGTTACCTTGTGAACATCCAGCGAATGCGCGAGCTTATCCCCTATTTCAATGGGACCTACACCGTCGTTGTAGATGACCATGGAAAAAGTGAGATACCCGTGAGCCGTACGCAAGCCCGAAAGTTAAAAGAAATTTTAGGATTATAG
- the spoIIR gene encoding stage II sporulation protein R: protein MKINRWIVIFMVMIISLGNMGQGSKPASAGEAVSIEAEESLAVQPEDLIRFHVIANSESEEDQALKRAVRDAILEEVSPRLAKSQSLEESRQILTGMRPELERIGQEVVQSWGKTYEVKTDYGYFTFPTKSYGSLVLPAGEYEAVRVLIGKAEGSNWWCVLFPPLCFVDIEHSTAVQVDGKPGIPIQKKAKPEVKFWVWEKLKKLGMVSSL from the coding sequence ATGAAAATTAACCGTTGGATCGTTATTTTTATGGTTATGATTATATCTTTAGGGAATATGGGACAAGGATCAAAACCTGCAAGTGCAGGAGAAGCAGTTTCAATAGAAGCAGAAGAGTCTTTAGCCGTGCAGCCGGAAGATTTGATTCGTTTTCATGTTATTGCGAATTCGGAGAGTGAAGAGGATCAAGCTCTCAAACGGGCCGTTCGAGATGCGATCTTAGAAGAAGTTTCGCCTAGGCTGGCTAAGTCCCAATCGCTAGAAGAATCTCGTCAGATTCTTACAGGAATGCGGCCGGAACTCGAGCGAATCGGGCAAGAAGTCGTTCAATCATGGGGAAAAACGTATGAGGTAAAAACGGATTATGGGTACTTTACTTTCCCGACAAAATCCTATGGTTCACTTGTTTTACCTGCGGGTGAGTATGAGGCAGTAAGAGTTCTGATTGGTAAAGCTGAAGGTTCTAACTGGTGGTGTGTGCTGTTCCCACCGCTTTGTTTCGTAGATATTGAACATTCGACAGCTGTTCAGGTGGACGGAAAGCCAGGGATCCCTATTCAAAAGAAGGCCAAACCCGAAGTGAAGTTTTGGGTATGGGAGAAGCTTAAAAAATTAGGAATGGTATCCTCGCTATAA
- a CDS encoding ZIP family metal transporter: MTPILEILWISTIAGFATTLGSILVLLFGRPQERVLATLLAGAGGVMLAVVSLDLLPTAWKIGPPLQVLLGLIFGLLFMAVADHQLNSTSPTLPLTRRQRLKRVGLLVASGIALHDIPEGMAIAVGQEATEGLGFIIALAITLHNLPEGMATTAPLKMANIRRWKILLLNIGIAFFTPLGALLGVIAVEAVKGSLAFFLALAGGAMAFLVFAELWPLSRERHPHYALLGGVIGYVFFAIISLLH, translated from the coding sequence TTGACACCTATACTTGAAATTCTGTGGATTAGCACAATTGCTGGTTTTGCAACAACCTTAGGCAGCATCCTCGTTCTCCTTTTCGGACGACCTCAAGAACGAGTACTGGCAACATTGCTTGCAGGTGCCGGCGGGGTGATGCTGGCCGTTGTCAGTTTAGATCTATTGCCAACAGCGTGGAAAATCGGACCGCCTCTTCAAGTCTTGCTTGGGCTAATCTTCGGCTTGCTCTTTATGGCAGTGGCTGATCATCAACTTAATTCCACTTCCCCTACACTTCCCTTAACTCGACGTCAACGCTTGAAACGCGTCGGCCTGCTCGTCGCCTCAGGTATTGCTTTACATGACATCCCTGAAGGCATGGCGATTGCAGTCGGTCAAGAAGCAACCGAAGGACTGGGATTTATCATTGCGCTAGCCATTACGCTTCATAATCTACCCGAAGGCATGGCGACCACAGCTCCCCTAAAAATGGCTAATATCCGCCGGTGGAAAATCCTTCTTCTTAATATTGGGATCGCTTTTTTCACCCCGCTCGGAGCATTACTCGGAGTAATCGCAGTTGAAGCCGTAAAAGGTTCCCTCGCCTTTTTCCTTGCCCTCGCTGGAGGAGCCATGGCCTTCTTGGTTTTTGCCGAGCTTTGGCCGCTCTCCCGGGAACGCCATCCGCACTATGCTTTGCTCGGAGGAGTCATCGGCTACGTCTTCTTCGCGATCATTAGTTTGCTTCATTAA
- a CDS encoding GDSL-type esterase/lipase family protein, with protein sequence MRTYRLEIRLIQLSVALSVLVVIVGFLGAWGGSKGQENGAPDRSETAQTQTKTLENTKIVALGDSFTYGYPGKTEQSWVAVLEKSLKVSVVNKGKGYQRTMDLLSRFEADVVAEKPGRIIIFSGNGDALRSVPLEEFQTNIKALVDKSRSNNITPILALPMPYPGVQQTIKEMRTWMLQYAETESIVVLDFASAVMDADNKYRGGFSDDNKYPTAKGYEAMGEYAARVLK encoded by the coding sequence ATGCGGACTTATCGTTTGGAGATCCGGCTGATTCAACTATCGGTTGCGTTGAGTGTTTTGGTCGTGATCGTTGGATTTTTAGGGGCTTGGGGAGGATCAAAGGGTCAGGAAAATGGGGCGCCTGATAGGAGTGAAACGGCACAGACGCAAACTAAAACGTTAGAAAATACAAAAATTGTGGCCTTAGGAGATTCCTTTACGTATGGCTACCCCGGCAAGACAGAGCAATCCTGGGTAGCCGTTCTCGAGAAGAGCCTAAAGGTTTCCGTTGTGAATAAAGGAAAGGGCTATCAAAGAACAATGGATTTGCTTTCTCGTTTTGAGGCGGATGTTGTCGCGGAGAAACCGGGTCGTATCATTATATTCAGTGGAAATGGGGATGCCTTAAGATCAGTCCCGCTAGAGGAGTTCCAGACGAATATTAAAGCCCTTGTTGATAAGTCGCGTTCTAATAACATTACTCCAATATTGGCTTTGCCGATGCCCTATCCTGGCGTCCAGCAAACGATCAAAGAAATGCGGACTTGGATGCTGCAATATGCTGAAACAGAAAGCATCGTCGTTCTGGATTTTGCTTCAGCTGTAATGGATGCGGATAACAAATATCGAGGCGGGTTTTCGGACGATAATAAATACCCTACGGCAAAGGGGTATGAGGCGATGGGGGAATATGCAGCTCGCGTGCTAAAGTAA
- a CDS encoding YlbF family regulator, which yields MSYIDKARELGEALAQTPEVQALVAAEAAIRADQEANESFLQYQEKERQIVTTQMISKVVPEKESLALIDLKIRIMNKHPLIKTYFLQQQKFERVMAMVNLTITTTIHGMPSADQLPLPDELKNMAQKIFDSIGGGTPTKTMEIPKDFKLPAGMKLPSNFKLPGTPE from the coding sequence ATGAGCTACATTGACAAGGCCAGGGAACTTGGGGAAGCTTTGGCCCAGACCCCCGAGGTGCAAGCTTTAGTTGCCGCTGAAGCCGCAATTCGAGCAGACCAGGAAGCCAATGAATCGTTTTTACAATACCAAGAAAAAGAACGGCAAATCGTAACAACTCAAATGATTAGCAAAGTCGTTCCAGAAAAAGAATCTCTCGCCCTAATCGACTTGAAGATTCGCATCATGAACAAGCATCCCCTCATTAAGACCTACTTTCTGCAGCAGCAAAAATTCGAACGCGTTATGGCAATGGTCAATCTTACCATTACAACAACTATTCATGGTATGCCTAGTGCTGACCAACTCCCTTTACCTGATGAACTTAAAAACATGGCTCAAAAAATCTTTGATTCAATCGGTGGAGGAACCCCCACAAAAACAATGGAGATTCCGAAAGACTTTAAACTCCCTGCAGGAATGAAACTTCCCTCAAACTTTAAACTTCCTGGAACACCAGAGTAA